CTTGTTTTATTAAGAGGTGGTAGTGGAAGTGCTTTCAATAATATTTAACATGGTTCTAAAATTCGGTGCAGACCTCTTCTAGGTGGCAAATCGATATTAGCTGAAACAATTTTTATAAGATCCAAATTCTATGATTCAATTTGGTTCAAACCATTTTAAATTGGgttaaatcaatataaaattattaaattaagcAATAATGTTAGTACAAATACATAAATTTGtctaatttcttttatttcgtatatataattttgataattcatcgtatataattttataattaaaactaaaactataatatcttatataaacaAATCGATAATTTTAGGCTCCCGAGTTATCAACTTAACTATTTCTTGAGCACTGATATGTACCATTGTTACGTGTGTTGTGTTCAAATCGACGTCAATCTTTGTCTAGCATTGCAAAGTGAGTTGTTTACAATACATATACCATTTGAATCACATATCTCAATAGCaactaaattttatcaaaaattcttAAAGCGGTATGAATATGTAGATTTGCCCGTAACAACGTGGTGAATGGTAACTTAACAAAATCACACTTTCTGCTGAAAAGTAATAAACATGGCGTTCCAATAAAGGTACAAAAGGAATGGATACAGATGAGGAGAAGAATAGTACGTGTAACTTCTCGACCAATGGGATATACAGTTTTACCCAAATGCAGTAGGGTGGATGGGTACAGAGTCACGGCTTTGTTTTCTCTGATGATTGGGGACTCCGTGATTTGCATCTTCATCTCTGTCCTCTATCTCTGTACTTGTGGAGGGTTTGGCAGTGTTGAGTAACCCCTTGAACCAACTACCTTGCAATCTCAAGTTCCCATTCTCTGAACTGCTGAGTGTTCCAGGCCGTTGCGGAGAGCCGTTGGTTACATTCGACGTAATATTTGAAAGGAAGCGATAAGCCACTTTACTAGCTGATACTAGTTCAGTTTTGGCTTGCTTTACCTGCAACATCCCAGTTCACAAGAGTTTAGCACCAAGAAGGCTGCATTCAAGCAAATCAAAATGAAAGAAAGAACCAACCCGCATCGCTGTGTTTCCTGCAACTTCCAAGGCTGTATCACCCGCATGAGCAAAGCGATTCACCCAACCTGTTAAGAGAACAATCACATAAAGCCTTGAATACCAACACATAACCACATTGATTCCCAAATAATGATTTTTACCTGGGAGTTTAGGCACACCAAGCCTGTCACAGAGAACATCACAGAAGTGATTGCAGTTTTTAGACAACAAATCATACGTGTGTCCAGGCCATTCCCTGCTGAGCTCACGCAGTATCTGATTAACCATGAAGATAGTGCAATCCGTCTTCCCGAGAACAATCTTCTCACGGTAAGTGTACATAGGATTCTTGGTACTAGGACAGCTGAACACACCAGTCCCTTGTTCACAGTACCCAAAAGACCATTCATCATCCCCATACACCTGTGCGCAAATTCATAAGAGAATCAATGAGTCAATAACAAGACTAGTCAAATGTTTATACACACAAGTCACAGAACCATTAGCACTAACTTGGGAACCAAAAGTCAAAAACCAATCATTAGCTGCACAGACCTAATCTCTAATGCGAAAGGTGAGCCCTTTGATCCTAAGGAAAGTTTCCAAATTTACGTCTAAGATCAAGTAAACTAAACAAAGGGCTTAAGTCTCTCAGATCTTAGACCTGAATGGCGCTGTGGAAGATGCCGCCGAGACCGATGCCGTCTTTGAAGAAGCGGTTGATCTGGAGAATGGTGTTGTTAGTCTTCTCAGATCCACTGTTCGTCACATCGTATATGTGCACAACTACCTCCGTCATTACTTCCTTTCACCTCCCAAACCCTAATTCCCAGCTCCCAGATTCTCTCTTCCCTGCCAAATCagcttatctctctctctctctatctctatctctctctctctctgaaagCACTCTCAAAAAGCaagatttggttttggtttatcTTTTCTCGATTTCTCGATTTCGGACGGACGTAGGTGAATGgtgcggtggtggtggtggggacTGGGAGGATCCTACGAAATGACTCTTTTACCCTTGCGTTTCCTGTGTATTATTTGCTTCTTTACATGCAAGCGACGTGGTTTACGCTAACTCAATCCGGTTAATCTTAAACCGTCGGAATCGGAATAATCTGGGCCGTCGAAATCCACTACGAATCTAACAGCTGTTAATAGCTTTGTCACAACTGCTGGTTGACCCAGTTGAAAACTTACATTTTAGTCAGAGATCATTCGACACGTCGCATAATTTAATAGGATAATTAGCAAACGGTCTATGGTTTTGTTCTTTGTAATAACTGTCCTCTGATCATTTGGGTGATCTGGTTTTCTTGAAGTTTTGGTCCTGCGTTTAGTAATTAGGGTTACAATGATCATTAGGGTGATCTGGTTTTCTTTGAGCTGTTGTAGACTGTTGAAATCTATATCTTTTAACCCTTGTTCAAAAACACGGCCGTTTATACGTTGTTCGAAGGTTGATCGCGACGAATATGTCCAAATCGGTATAGCTACGCGTTGATCCGCCTAATTTCCGTGTTGACCGTCTAATTTCTGTGTTGATcgtctaagtttttttttttgtatgtgtaAAGTTAAAACACGGTTacttattttttacttattattgaCAGATTTTGTGTAATTATACATTACTAAATAATTACAATTAGCTATCACAcccaaaacaaataaacaactaaaaattgtaaaatttaaaaatattttatgtaataaaatttataaatagtttcaaaatattaagtattttagtttattaacgCTGTAAATTGTtctgatttatatattatacatattttatggttttattaTGCATATGCACATTAACACTTCGTTACTCTTAACACCCAAGAATAGTCGAGACAACATATACTGTTAGTATACTTTAAACCCAAAGTGTAATATTAATATgtattcaaattatatgttaaatttataaaaataaagattttttttcccGTACGTAGTACTTACATATTTCAGATGTTTGGCTCGATTGACATGCAAGAGATTCTTTTTCGCTCTTTCTTTGACATGCTTTAAATAAAAGTCTTAAGTCAATGAGAAATGTCATCATCTTCCCTCTGGTATTCTGGTTGATGTCAAGggtttaaaaatgttaaataaatgcAAATAATGACGACGAAGACCAAAAAGGAAAGCTGGAGCAGTTTCCGTAGAAACGCATGAGGATACCTTCTCTGACTCTTCTTCCTATATTATTGATCACGTAAAGACATGACCTATTTTGGAAACCACAACCTTTCAATTCTGATTCCAGCTTAGATGGATTTTTATTGGCTACCAGGTTCGAGCGTTGTCTTCATCTTTGGAAGTTTCTTTTCGAGACCACTTGCTAAAATACTTTTTCCTAAAATCTGATTTACTTGCTAAATACTATCACTAGGGttcaaatcttttaaaaatgattGACTGGGGTATTTAGGCCTATGTCTGGACAGTAATAACGACTAATCTGATCACAGATTTTCTAATGATGTCTAAAACATAActcaatttatttaattaaccaAATAGCAGCAACTCGGCAGTAGGATACCTTGTCTGACTCTTCTTCCTATATTATTGACCACATAAAGACATGGCCTACTTTTGGAAACACAATTTGATTCCAGATTAAATGGATATATATTTGGAAGATTCCTTTTCGAGACCacttactaaatattatcactagggttcaaattttttttaaaaaaattattgaataattATAAACTTTCATGtagcaaaaaaaagtttattatttatttaaattataaactttcaTGCAACGACTTTTCTATGCCAAACTTTTACTAGTGAATGTGCCTTTGTCGTCAAAAGAAAAGCACTAAAGAGGAACATGACGCCTTCACTTCATGTCTTTGTTTgaagttcatttttttttaagttcatttactaacacagaTTAGCATATTTACTACAAACAAATAGACAGAACCAATGTCTTAGATTTCATGTTCAGTTTTAAAACAAAGGCGGCTGTCCATAGCATTTCGTCTTTGACTAGTATACAAAACTGAAGGGGAGAGAGAAGCGCGTGATTAAGCGCTGGCCTTTGTTATATAAACTACGTTTACTTCTTCAGCCACAATTGACTCAGAGAGAGGCTTAGGGAAGTGAGAGAGAGCTTTGATTTAACATTTGAGGAGATGGACCCGAGGACACCGTTTCTTGCGAACGGCGGCGAGGCAGAGGAGGATTACGCGCCGGCTAGGACTTGGAGCGATGTGAAGCGAGTTTTGTCTACCGAGTCGGGGAAGTTGTGGATGTTTGCTAGTATGGTTGCTTTCGATGCCATCTGCCAGTTCGGTGTTAGCTTCATGACCATTGTCTTCGTCGGACACATCGGCGAGATCGAGCTCTCCGCcgtctccatctctctctccgTCATCGGCATCTTCTCCTTCGGCTTCCTGGTACTCAGTCTCTCCACTTTCTCCTTATAGCTACATGCTTTTTCCGTCTTTCAAACCTCTCATATGGAATCAAgaatcaaaaatttcaaaatgagtattttaacctttttaagttaatattctaatttagctcattatttaattaaatctttatctatataattattaaatgaatcaaatataAAGTGATTAATGGCAGCATAAGTTTCTCAACTTAAATtctatactaattaatattaatattttaatatattcaaatatttgatttaatttaattatcttTAGAAAACTTAAAACCACTTAAACCCAAACATGTGTAAATGAGATACTCTTGTCctctatttcatttattttattttatttttgtaagttGAAAATTTCATTGAGTGTTTTACCAACGGAAATGCTATCAGGTTATATTTCATGATATCTCAaatcgaaattatatttaattctCTGTCTAACTTTGTAAGAAATTCTCAATGGAGATGTTCCTATTGTGATATTAGTTGAAACAAGCTAATTATCTTTGGTTTTGAAACATGTAGCTTGGCATGAGTAGTGCACTTGAAACGCTCTGTAGCCAAGCATTTGGAGCTGGTGAAGTCAATAAGTTAGGAATTTACATGCAGAGAGCCTGGATTATCTCGTTAGTTTCCTGCCTAGTCTTCCTCCCTATATACATCTTTGCCACACCGGTTCTGAGACTTCTCGGTGAATCTGAGGAGGTTGCGGTTTCAGCTGGAGAATTCACTCTTCTAACCATCCCTCAGCTCTTCTCACTGGCCTTCACTTTCCCTACAACTAAGTTCCTTATAGCGCAGGGAAAAGTAGTCGTCATGACTTCTATTGGGTTTAGTGCCCTTTTACTACACGTCTTTATGCTATGGCTGTTTATAATAGTCTTTGGTTGGGGAACAAATGGTGCCGCCTTGGCGTTTAATATCATCAACTGGGGAACAGCAATCTCTCTAATCGTCTATGTTGTTGGTTGGTGTAACGAAGGCTGGTCTGGTTTATCTTGGTTGGCTTTTAGAGATATTGGGGCTTTCGTTAGACTATCCATTGAATCCGCTGTTATGATTTGTCTTGAATTATGGTATATGATGAGTATCATCGTCCTTTCTGGTCGCCTTGACAACGATGTTATAGCTGTTGATTCCCTTTCCATATGGTGAGTTTTTCAACATGTTTACCTCCAAAAAACTTTGAATGCTTGTATTAACTCTTTAACACTTCCTACGTTTCAGCTTGAATGTCAACAATGTGGAGCTCATGTTGTTCGTTGGAGTAAACATTGCTATAAGGTATCATCATCACTACCTGACACATCATTAGTTTTTAACCTATTGCTCAGCTTACTTCTTCAACTGATAATAACCAAGGCCGGCCTAAGTTTGGAGGGCGGTCAGTGCGACCGCTCTGGGCCCATTCCAAATCTTGTAATATTAGAGGTTTAGATTCTTTTCATTAGCATGCTTGACATAGATTTGAACAACATTAAAACAtgatattactaatttttattgttaaaatatcaaataaaattttatatgtttatacgCTTGAGTCAAAACTCaagaaaaacataatatttctattaaaatttaCTAACTCTAATATATTGAGCTGGCCCTGCTTATAACCCACACATGTCTACTTTACTAGTATGATTGTCGGAACTGAGCTTGGCAAGGGCCGTCCACGAGCAGCGAAATACTCTGTCTATGTTGCACTGTTCGAGTCTCTCATCATCGGTCTTGTCTTTATGGTGGCTGTCATCATAGCCAGAGACCATTTTGCCATCATGTTTACAAATAGCCAAGTACTTCAGCGTGCTGTGTCTAAGCTAGCTTATCTTCTTGGTATAACCATGGTTCTCAACGGCGTGCAGCAAGTTCTTACCGGTACAAAAAGTCTAAAAGTCTTTCATGTAAACCAAACCAGAGgtgtaataaaattataatcatGTCGGTTTATTCGTCTTTTTAAGGTGTGGCTATTGGAGGTGGTTGGCAACGCACAGTGGCTTATATCAACGTGGCTTGTTACTTCATTTTCGGCATTCCCTTTGGCTATTTTCTTGGTTACGGAGCAAACTTGGGAGTGATGGTAAGTGAATTTATGGACTGACATAACAAACAGTAACAGCTTAAATCTACTCAAGTAGTGAAACTATCAAGTCGTTAGGACCCTAATTAAGAGAATTAATATCTCATCcaagttataaaaatatactagagtaaaaattctaaaatttcaTTCTTTTGAGATACTCATAATTAACTATTAGTATCTCTATATTTtacacatatatttgtgttgAAAATCTCAAGAATTCTCCATTGGAAATGCTTAAGGCATCTTTAATAGAGATAAACTTTCTTAAATTTCTAGacaaaaagtaatatttttgaatactaACCATTAGAAAAGTCTCGAATGGCAGATAAGTTTTTCAAAAGCTTAGCTGAACTTCAAATAAAAACGATTGTCATCTTTCtcctaattttatattattttgtttttgagagACTCACGCAAAAATGTCATTGTGGATGGTCTTTATATTATGGTTTTGTTACTTTGTATGTCTTCAGGGGCTTTGGAGTGGAATGATAGCAGGATCAGCGCTTCAAACGCTATGCCTGATGTTTTTGGTGTACAAGATAGATTGGAATAGAGAGGTAAAGAACCTAAGAcattaaaatcataattaaTAGCCTATACACTTGTTCACTGAGATCTATTGAatgcaaaataaaaacatgatgaACAGGTGGAGGAGACCACAGAACGCCTGCAGAGATGGGGAGGGAATGGAACAACAACAAAGGATGTAATTGCATGATTTTGGTCTTTAATCTTCACACGAATTCACTATTTAAGCAACCCTGTACTAAATAATGAATTCATAACTTGTACTTCCCACGTAAATGCTTAAGAAATCGTTTTATTGCCATGTTATGGTAGTAGAGAATAActgaataaatatatataagtaatttCGTAATGTGAATTTCTACAAATAGTCAGGATGGCCGAGTGGTCTAAGGCGCCAGACTCAAGTTCTGGTCTTCGAGAGAGGGCGTGGGTTCAAATCCCACTTCTGACAAACTGTTTTTAATAGTTTGCATTTTTTTTCGTGTCttcagtttctttctttttcaataATCCCCTACCTTCTTAGTTAGATGTTGAGGGGATGCAGCGATTCTGATTtcgtattaattaatggagtaaTCAGCCGTAAAGTATTGATGTCATAGCCTGTTATTTCTCTAGCTTTGATTTTATGTAATAAGTAAGCTCTAcgtttgctcaaaaaaaaaagtaagctCTACGTAACTTGCAAAACAAGTTTTATCATTGTTGGTGTCTGTTATGCTTAGCTGAATGTTTTTTCTAGAACTACTAGACTCAGCACAAGGATGAATGCATATGCTCTAACAGCCGCCAGCTTAGAACGGAAAGGATTCCACACCCTGTGTTCAGTCTTAGTACCATCTTCATTCCACCAATTAAGATGCAGTTATATAGTATAGGAGCTTATACAAGTGGTTCGAGTGCACACAACAACAGTTTAGAGATATAATATGGATCACGCGGTGGTGTGAAAGAAAGTTGAGCAAGTCGCTAGGAAAGGGAAGAAGAAACGTGATGAAAGATGAACTTTGAATTGTATGCAAAACAAATGGTTTGACACAGAGTAACTGGATACAGATGAGTAAATTCTAGACCAGTGAACCTCAGTGTCAGACGGCTTTGTTTTCCCTGATTGGAGGTTGCATCttcatctttgttctctctctACTTGGCAGTGTTTAAGCAACCCCCCACCCTTTTGAGCCAAGTGCCTTGCATTCTCAAGTTCCCATTGCCTGAATTGTTTGAGGTGACATTCGAAAGGAAGCCATACTGACAAGCTCGTAACACTTGGACTAGTTCAGACAAATGAAAGGTTCAGTTTCCTGTTTAGCTTTAATAAGTTGTTCTTCTTTGATATTCCAAAAGAGCTGCAGGTGGGGGGTTGCCTCCTGTGGTGTCCGAGGATCAGAGATTTGACACGCACGAGACTTCTCTAGAAGATAGAAGAAGCTCCAGATATTCTTCCTTTGCTGATTTCAGTAAATTTAACCAAAGCATGTTAAACAAGCAGTGAATTCCCGCCAATGAATATATAGATAGACTATTATGAGTAGATTTTTGCTAACCTTGAGTTGTCATTCCTCACAGTTCCTGCATTACCAAAGGCTTCAAGTTACTAGTTTAAGCTGCTTATAAAATAAGAGACCACAGAGACGGAAAGCTCATTACTTCAAGAACTTGTTGCAATACAATGTTACGTATGTGGCAGCAAACCCACACGTATTATGGTGATACAAGCctctagaaacaggagtgaaccaaactctaaaccctaaactagaAGAAGAAATCAACGTCACCAGGCATTTCTTTTGCCTCTCTAAAACTCTGGTGTCGTTTAACTGCTAAACACaaaagatgagaaaaaaaaaaaaaaaaaaaaaaagagaaccaaCCAAAACCCAAAAGTGTCATATTCTATTTGTTAATGACGCCTCGTTCTTCTTCTTATTGTCGTTGGAAACAAGAGTGTCTAGTTGTTCTCCATCTAATCTTAACCGTCCACCATCTTCTTCCATTACCTGAGCCCGGTGCACCATCTCATACATGCTCTCATTCTTCTCCTCCGCTCCCTCATACTTAAACCCTTCTCCTCGGCTTccaccaccatcaccatcaccaaaccttctattattattattatgccGCACATATGGTCTGAAATTACTATTGTTCTCCGAGTTCACCCTTCTCATGTTGTTGTCAAATCTCTGCTCTGATCTAAACATCCTTCCTGTTCTTCCCCTCAAGTTATTATGATGATGATTCTCCCAACCGCCATCATTGTTTCTCCCATCAAAACACCTTGAGTTTCGCTGGTTTCTTTGCTGCAACATGAATCCCGTCTCTTGGTTGAGAGGAAACCGTTTCTGGAACGGGAACCTCACTCTCTCCATCCTGTTTTCTTCGCCCCGGAACCCTTGAGGAGATCTGTTCCGCCCGTTCCATGAAACTGGAGAGCGACTTCTGGACCTGGACCGTGATTGAGGGTCGTGCAATCTCCTGAAGACGGGAGGGGAgttccttctctctctcctaCCATTCATCCGGTTGATGTGCATGCGACTTGGATAGTCGTTCGCCTCACCGGGAGGGAAGGAACGATTTGCGTCTCTGAAATCACGATTCCCATTGCCATCTGGAAACCTTCTGAACCGACCCTGGTATCCTTCATTTGA
The sequence above is drawn from the Brassica napus cultivar Da-Ae chromosome A8, Da-Ae, whole genome shotgun sequence genome and encodes:
- the LOC106361338 gene encoding protein DETOXIFICATION 35-like — protein: MDPRTPFLANGGEAEEDYAPARTWSDVKRVLSTESGKLWMFASMVAFDAICQFGVSFMTIVFVGHIGEIELSAVSISLSVIGIFSFGFLLGMSSALETLCSQAFGAGEVNKLGIYMQRAWIISLVSCLVFLPIYIFATPVLRLLGESEEVAVSAGEFTLLTIPQLFSLAFTFPTTKFLIAQGKVVVMTSIGFSALLLHVFMLWLFIIVFGWGTNGAALAFNIINWGTAISLIVYVVGWCNEGWSGLSWLAFRDIGAFVRLSIESAVMICLELWYMMSIIVLSGRLDNDVIAVDSLSICLNVNNVELMLFVGVNIAISMIVGTELGKGRPRAAKYSVYVALFESLIIGLVFMVAVIIARDHFAIMFTNSQVLQRAVSKLAYLLGITMVLNGVQQVLTGVAIGGGWQRTVAYINVACYFIFGIPFGYFLGYGANLGVMGLWSGMIAGSALQTLCLMFLVYKIDWNREVEETTERLQRWGGNGTTTKDVIA
- the LOC106361339 gene encoding deSI-like protein At4g17486, with protein sequence MTEVVVHIYDVTNSGSEKTNNTILQINRFFKDGIGLGGIFHSAIQVYGDDEWSFGYCEQGTGVFSCPSTKNPMYTYREKIVLGKTDCTIFMVNQILRELSREWPGHTYDLLSKNCNHFCDVLCDRLGVPKLPGWVNRFAHAGDTALEVAGNTAMRVKQAKTELVSASKVAYRFLSNITSNVTNGSPQRPGTLSSSENGNLRLQGSWFKGLLNTAKPSTSTEIEDRDEDANHGVPNHQRKQSRDSVPIHPTAFG